The following proteins are encoded in a genomic region of Tenuifilum sp. 4138str:
- a CDS encoding glycosyltransferase — protein sequence MPRIDVNPSANLGMCVVIPSYNERGLLKSLGSIAQCNLPSCDVEVIVVVNHPEGSNSEVLENSLKSVIDVVEANQLWGSERLRFHAVMAFNLPRKQAGVGYARQIGMDEAAFRLLSVGRQQGIIACFDADSQCKPNYLAELYRMWNQYPKTHACSIRFEHPLSGDDFPAEVYNGIAAYELHLRYYNQATRFIGFPFAYHTVGSSMACSAEAYVKFGGMNRHQAGEDFYFLQKIIPHGHFRELNNTCVYPSPRPSNRVPFGTGRAMSKLVYSHEPISSYHLESFLNLKPLLLNVSNLFGYSVPQTEGFIKSLAEPLKEFLMQVDAAKAIENVRANASSPKTFKKRFFLWFDAFMLLKYMNFAAEKHYGRQPVDDQAKNLLACLGYKPSETLSTQELLLIYREIESVEWCAKL from the coding sequence TTGCCCAGGATTGATGTTAACCCTTCGGCTAACCTGGGGATGTGTGTTGTAATTCCCAGCTACAATGAACGAGGTTTGTTAAAATCGTTGGGTTCGATTGCACAATGCAATCTACCATCCTGCGACGTTGAGGTAATTGTAGTTGTAAATCACCCTGAGGGTTCAAATTCAGAGGTGTTGGAAAACTCCCTAAAATCCGTTATTGATGTTGTTGAGGCAAACCAATTATGGGGTAGTGAGCGGTTGCGTTTTCATGCTGTTATGGCATTTAACTTACCCCGTAAACAGGCTGGTGTTGGATATGCCCGGCAAATTGGGATGGACGAGGCTGCCTTTAGGCTGCTTAGCGTTGGAAGGCAACAGGGTATCATAGCCTGTTTTGATGCCGATTCCCAGTGCAAGCCAAACTACCTTGCAGAACTTTACAGGATGTGGAACCAATACCCCAAAACCCATGCATGCTCAATTCGCTTTGAACACCCGCTTTCCGGCGATGATTTTCCTGCTGAGGTTTACAATGGGATTGCTGCCTATGAGCTACACCTCCGATACTATAATCAGGCTACACGCTTTATTGGTTTTCCGTTTGCCTACCATACAGTTGGCTCATCAATGGCATGCAGTGCTGAAGCTTACGTTAAGTTTGGCGGGATGAATCGCCATCAGGCGGGGGAGGACTTTTACTTTCTTCAAAAGATAATCCCCCATGGACATTTCAGGGAGCTTAACAACACCTGCGTTTACCCATCGCCAAGGCCATCGAACAGGGTTCCCTTTGGAACTGGTAGGGCAATGAGCAAGCTGGTTTACAGCCATGAGCCTATATCGTCCTATCACCTTGAATCGTTTCTTAACCTTAAACCCCTACTTCTGAATGTAAGTAACCTATTTGGGTACAGCGTTCCGCAAACGGAGGGGTTTATTAAATCGTTGGCGGAGCCGCTTAAGGAATTTCTTATGCAAGTTGATGCCGCAAAGGCAATTGAAAACGTGAGAGCCAATGCATCATCGCCTAAAACATTTAAAAAGCGATTTTTCCTCTGGTTCGATGCCTTTATGCTATTGAAGTATATGAACTTTGCTGCGGAAAAGCACTACGGCAGGCAACCGGTTGACGATCAGGCAAAAAACCTTTTAGCTTGTTTGGGATATAAACCATCTGAAACGCTCAGTACACAGGAACTGCTACTGATCTATAGGGAGATTGAAAGTGTGGAGTGGTGTGCTAAACTCTGA
- a CDS encoding co-chaperone GroES, with product MNNMSLSFDPKDFDSIIVVGDRVLIKPKNPDERTKAGLLLPPGVQEKQKAHSGYVVKVGPGYPIPMFTEADEPWKKSRNDAKYFPLQAQVGDLAVYLHENAIEVEFNSEKYVVVPFSSILLLFRDEGLLE from the coding sequence ATGAATAATATGTCACTTTCGTTCGATCCTAAAGATTTTGACAGTATTATTGTGGTTGGCGACAGAGTTTTGATTAAGCCCAAAAACCCCGATGAACGAACTAAGGCAGGGCTTTTACTGCCACCGGGAGTTCAGGAAAAGCAAAAAGCCCATAGCGGTTATGTGGTTAAGGTTGGCCCAGGATATCCAATCCCAATGTTTACGGAGGCCGATGAACCCTGGAAAAAGAGCAGAAACGACGCTAAGTACTTCCCCCTGCAAGCGCAGGTAGGCGACCTTGCGGTTTATCTGCACGAAAATGCTATTGAGGTTGAGTTCAACAGCGAGAAGTATGTGGTTGTTCCTTTCTCATCAATTTTATTACTTTTCCGCGACGAGGGTCTGTTGGAATAA
- a CDS encoding ComEC/Rec2 family competence protein, which yields MVKIPANIHEVPFFRLVLPLIGGILTQHYFNPFSTTLLIFAILILFLLLLFTRYFIGSWTKRWVFGLTLNFLLVFIGCLLVSAKRPEVNIKPNSNYTMLLRLTEPPVAGTNSIKVKAEIIDIKPFSALDSPKPVLLYFLLSDSASQALSYGDIIALSGNLKEFSEPPNPYQFNLKRYMHLLGIVYYIRVSQGYWEKVGSNPNKIFKLAFNAQNYVIETLKGYGIGGQELAVISALMLGYKSLLDDEIRKVYSSVGAMHILAVSGLHVGLIFGLAVMIVALLPKRRYWMGIRLAIALAVLWGYAVITGLSPSVCRATIMFSLFAIGQTASLKTNGYNTLAAAAFVLLASNPFMLFNVGFQLSFAAVLSIVFFHPIIYNLVKPQFKLIDYLWSLLSVSAAAQILTLPLTLYYFGQFPVVFLVTNLIAIPLATIVLYLSLVTVTFSIIEQLGFLFAKVLGFTTWLLNSGLKLIDTFPFSSIGSIFFTSWQAILLFLSTLMFSVYLVNRRKSFLQLSFISLIGVLAIGTVHLLRVKNHAELVVFPVPKSSVICVNCYGNALMVLYDSIDTKYPTDGYIRNRALQKSHEINLNLYQKEEHSTQLKIIRKSGLALLITGNKSIALAYNDSAKNIKNINPLNVDLLIANRFYTSSLLNIINPQKVIIDPSVKSAYANRLTSTLIKNNIAYYNTSLSGFFEYNLNETNPKTFAFQ from the coding sequence ATGGTAAAAATACCTGCAAATATCCATGAGGTTCCTTTTTTTCGTTTGGTATTACCATTAATAGGCGGTATTCTTACTCAGCATTACTTCAATCCTTTCAGCACAACACTTCTAATTTTTGCCATACTTATACTTTTTTTACTCCTGCTTTTTACTCGATATTTCATCGGGTCATGGACTAAACGATGGGTTTTTGGTTTAACACTTAACTTCCTGCTAGTTTTCATTGGTTGCTTACTTGTGTCGGCCAAAAGGCCGGAAGTAAACATTAAACCAAACTCGAACTATACCATGCTGCTAAGGCTTACTGAGCCGCCTGTTGCTGGAACCAATTCCATTAAGGTTAAGGCTGAAATTATAGATATAAAACCATTTTCGGCTCTTGATTCGCCAAAACCCGTGCTACTATACTTTTTACTTTCCGATAGTGCTAGCCAGGCATTAAGCTATGGCGATATAATAGCCCTATCGGGAAATCTTAAGGAATTTTCGGAACCTCCCAACCCGTACCAGTTTAACTTGAAAAGGTACATGCACCTTTTAGGAATTGTTTACTACATACGGGTTAGCCAGGGTTACTGGGAGAAAGTTGGAAGCAATCCGAATAAAATCTTCAAGTTAGCATTCAATGCACAAAACTATGTAATTGAAACCCTGAAAGGGTACGGAATAGGCGGCCAGGAACTGGCTGTGATTTCAGCATTAATGCTAGGATACAAATCGCTGTTGGACGATGAAATCCGAAAAGTATACTCATCGGTGGGGGCCATGCATATACTTGCTGTTTCCGGGTTGCACGTGGGGTTGATTTTTGGGTTGGCGGTGATGATTGTTGCCCTTTTGCCAAAACGGCGATACTGGATGGGAATTAGGCTGGCCATAGCCCTTGCCGTACTGTGGGGGTATGCAGTAATTACCGGTTTATCGCCCTCGGTTTGTAGAGCTACCATAATGTTTTCGCTTTTTGCCATTGGGCAAACTGCTTCATTAAAGACCAATGGCTACAATACACTTGCAGCTGCAGCCTTCGTTCTGCTGGCAAGTAATCCATTTATGTTGTTTAACGTTGGCTTCCAGCTCTCATTTGCCGCTGTTCTTTCTATCGTCTTTTTTCATCCTATCATATACAATCTAGTTAAACCACAATTTAAGCTAATTGATTACCTATGGTCGCTCTTGTCGGTTTCGGCTGCAGCGCAAATCCTTACCCTACCCCTAACGCTTTACTACTTTGGCCAGTTCCCTGTTGTATTCCTGGTCACAAATCTCATTGCAATTCCGCTGGCAACTATAGTTTTGTATCTTTCCTTGGTCACGGTAACTTTTTCAATAATTGAGCAATTGGGCTTTCTGTTTGCTAAAGTTCTTGGGTTTACTACATGGCTCTTAAATTCAGGGCTTAAGCTAATTGATACATTTCCCTTTTCCAGTATAGGTTCAATATTCTTTACCAGCTGGCAGGCAATACTACTTTTTCTATCAACCCTGATGTTTTCGGTATATCTAGTAAATCGTCGAAAATCCTTTCTGCAGCTATCATTTATTTCGCTTATAGGCGTACTTGCCATTGGCACAGTGCACTTGCTAAGGGTTAAAAATCATGCGGAGCTGGTTGTGTTTCCTGTACCAAAAAGTTCAGTAATATGTGTAAACTGTTACGGAAACGCTCTAATGGTTCTCTACGATTCCATCGATACCAAGTATCCAACTGATGGATACATCAGAAATCGGGCGTTACAAAAATCCCATGAAATAAACCTAAACTTGTACCAAAAGGAGGAGCATTCAACCCAGCTAAAAATCATCCGAAAATCGGGGTTGGCTTTACTCATTACAGGTAACAAATCCATTGCATTAGCCTATAACGATAGCGCAAAGAATATTAAAAACATTAATCCCCTAAATGTTGACCTGCTTATTGCCAACCGTTTTTATACCAGCAGCCTATTGAACATCATTAACCCACAAAAGGTGATTATTGACCCAAGCGTTAAATCGGCATACGCTAATCGGCTTACATCAACACTGATTAAGAACAATATTGCTTATTACAATACAAGCCTTTCGGGCTTTTTTGAATATAACCTTAACGAAACGAATCCGAAAACCTTTGCATTTCAGTAG
- a CDS encoding OmpH family outer membrane protein, giving the protein MKKTNLIINILFGVAIVVLFVLYFTKVNKRGDVKGTEGSAASTEQFTAAWVNMDTLMNSYDMYFDMKKELEESGRKKEADLNAKSRSFEKEAYDFQDKVQKGLLTRSEAQQLQTNLAAKEQQLYQLRDEMRMQLAEEEQVKLRLIHNSIVEYLKEYNADKGYHLILSNTFGGPLLYGNPANDITKEVIEGLNKKYAETKKK; this is encoded by the coding sequence ATGAAGAAAACAAACCTAATAATCAACATTCTGTTTGGCGTTGCCATAGTTGTTCTTTTTGTTCTTTATTTTACCAAAGTAAATAAAAGGGGTGATGTTAAAGGAACCGAAGGGAGTGCCGCATCAACGGAACAATTTACTGCTGCGTGGGTTAACATGGACACCCTCATGAATAGCTACGATATGTACTTTGACATGAAAAAGGAACTTGAAGAGAGCGGTAGAAAGAAAGAGGCTGACCTTAACGCAAAGTCGCGTAGCTTTGAGAAGGAAGCATATGATTTTCAGGATAAGGTACAAAAGGGCTTACTAACCCGCTCCGAGGCACAGCAGCTTCAAACCAACCTTGCTGCCAAAGAGCAGCAGTTATACCAGCTTCGGGATGAGATGCGCATGCAGCTTGCCGAGGAGGAACAGGTTAAACTCCGATTGATTCACAATAGCATTGTAGAGTACCTTAAAGAGTACAACGCCGATAAGGGTTACCATTTAATTCTCAGCAACACATTCGGTGGCCCGCTTTTATACGGAAATCCCGCTAACGATATTACCAAGGAGGTGATTGAGGGTTTAAACAAAAAGTACGCTGAAACCAAGAAAAAATAA